A genomic region of Conger conger chromosome 6, fConCon1.1, whole genome shotgun sequence contains the following coding sequences:
- the gan gene encoding gigaxonin has product MSDSGPAPGSVVADPQHSRKLLRALRTFWQEQCFQDAVLVIDGEEIPVQKNILAAASPYIRTKLNYNPPKEDGSVYTIELQGVSMPTMKQILDYIFSGEITLSEDTIQDVVQAADLLLLTDLKSLCCQFLESCITAENCIGIRLFALHYCLHHVHHAATDFLQTHFRDVATTEEFRELPSDRLCDLLAMEKLNVGNEKHVLEAVVRWLQQDPVGRRVHMKEVMSAVWVQGLDAGYLREQMLGDPLMREVIRDYCHVPLGGAAQQGEALLASFKPRGYSECIITVGGEDRTTRKPSAVTRCMCPLYDPNRQLWIDLAPMSVGRTGHGVVAAEGYLFVVGGMDENKTLLSSGERYDPDTNTWSPIPPMSQARQNFGIAELDGLIHVLGGEDGDTELLTIEVYDPHFKTWSTQGSMTMVRKIGCYATMNKKIYAMGGGSYGKLYDSVECYDPKTQQWTALCPLKERRFGAVACGVGQELYVFGGVRSRDSENPEASQMTTCKSEFYHDELKRWMLLDDQNLCVTTSSSFVYGAVAIGASIYVVGDLDTGTSYDYVREFRRSSGTWHRTRPMLPSDLCRTACAALRIANCRLFRLQLQQGLFRIRVQST; this is encoded by the exons ATGTCAGATTCTGGACCAGCACCTGGTTCGGTGGTAGCGGACCCGCAACATTCACGGAAACTACTCCGGGCTCTTCGCACGTTCTGGCAAGAACAATGCTTTCAAGACGCCGTTCTGGTCATCGACGGCGAAGAGATCCCCGTTCAGAAAAACATACTGGCAGCGGCTAGCCCGTACATAAG AACAAAGCTGAACTACAACCCACCAAAAGAGGATGGTTCTGTCTATACCATTGAACTGCAGGGAGTTTCTATGCCCACAATGAAACAGATCCTGGATTATATCTTCAGTGGAGAG ATCACGCTGAGCGAGGACACCATCCAGGACGTGGTGCAGGCCGCAGACCTGCTCCTCCTGACCGACCTGAAGTCGCTGTGCTGccagttcctggagagctgcatcACGGCGGAGAACTGCATCGGGATCCGTCTCTTCGCCCTGCACTACTGCCTGCACCACGTCCACCATGCCGCCACCGACTTCCTGCAGACGCACTTCCGCGACGTGGCCACCACCGAGGAGTTCCGCGAGCTGCCCTCGGACCGGCTGTGCGACCTCCTGGCCATGGAGAAGCTCAACGTGGGCAACGAGAAGCACGTGCTGGAGGCTGTGGTGCGCTGGCTCCAGCAGGACCCTGTGGGGAGGCGG gTCCACATGAAGGAAGTGATGTCAGCGGTGTGGGTACAGGGACTGGACGCCGGGTACTTGAGAGAGCAGATGCTAGGAGACCCGCTGATGAGGGAGGTTATCCGGGACTATTGCCACGTCCCTCTTGGTGGGGCAGCACAGCAGGGAGAGGCCCTATTGGCCTCCTTCAAACCCCGGGGCTACTCTGAGTGCATCATCACTGTAGGGGGCGAGGACAGGAC CACCCGCAAGCCGTCCGCAGTGACGCGCTGCATGTGCCCGCTGTACGACCCCAACCGGCAGCTGTGGATCGACCTGGCGCCCATGAGCGTGGGCCGGACGGGACACGGAGTCGTGGCTGCGG AGGGCTACCTCTTTGTGGTTGGCGGGATGGATGAAAACAAGACCCTTCTCAGCAGCGGGGAGAGATATGACCCAGACACCAACACCTGGAGTCCCATCCCCCCTATGAGCCAG GCGCGGCAGAATTTTGGTATCGCGGAGCTGGACGGATTGATTCACGTGCTGGGTGGAGAAGATGGAGACACTGAACTGCTCACCATCGAGGTGTATGACCCCCACTTCAAGACCTGGAGCACCCAAGGGAGCATGACTATGGTTCGCAAG ATTGGTTGTTATGCCACAATGAACAAGAAGATCTATGCCATGGGTGGTGGCTCCTATGGGAAGCTGTACGACTCAGTGGAATGTTATGATCCCAAGACACAGCAGTGGACAGCACTCTGCCCCCTGAAGGAAAGGAG GTTCGGGGCTGTGGCGTGTGGCGTGGGTCAGGAGTTGTACGTTTTCGGAGGCGTCCGAAGCCGTGATTCGGAAAACCCGGAGGCCAGTCAGATGACCACCTGCAAATCGGAATTCTACCATGATGAACTGAAAAG GTGGATGCTTCTGGATGACCAAAACCTCTGTGTCACAACAAGCTCCTCCTTTGTGTATGGGGCGGTTGCCATTGGTGCCAGCATCTATGTGGTAGGAGACCTGGACACTG GCACCAGCTATGATTACGTGCGGGAGTTTCGGCGGAGCTCTGGAACCTGGCACCGCACCAGGCCTATgctcccctctgacctctgccgGACTGCCTGCGCGGCTCTGCGCATCGCCAACTGCCGGCTGTtccggctgcagctgcagcagggccTGTTTCGAATCCGTGTCCAGTCCACGTAG